A region from the Salicibibacter cibarius genome encodes:
- a CDS encoding acyl-CoA dehydrogenase family protein has product MMVKELELPIVDLPKETESLREDVRDFISTELHNESFTTRSDSWLSGFSADFSRKLGERGWLGMTWPKKYGGHERTAFERFVVTEELLAAGAPVAAHWFADRQTGPLLLKYGNEYQRQTFLPKISRGELFFAVGLSEPNSGSDLASISTRAKKLGNKWVMNGSKIWSSGAHHAHYIVVLLRTSTQGEKKHDGISQMIVDLSAPGVTVRPIYLMTGEHHFNEVIFEDVEVSEDMIVGEVGGGWKQSMAELAYERSGPERFLSTYPLLKELINQLSETSGKHANIKVGKLASRLWTLRCMSLGVAGLLEKGDSPDIAASLVKDMGTQFEKDVIDVARELIPSRPSMNAPTKFETLLAESILHAPGFTLRGGTTEILRSIIARGIGV; this is encoded by the coding sequence ATGATGGTAAAAGAGCTAGAATTGCCGATTGTTGATCTTCCAAAGGAAACGGAAAGTTTACGGGAGGACGTTCGCGACTTTATTTCCACAGAATTGCATAATGAATCGTTTACAACGCGAAGTGACTCTTGGTTAAGTGGTTTTTCAGCTGATTTTAGCCGCAAGTTAGGCGAACGTGGATGGCTGGGCATGACATGGCCAAAAAAATATGGCGGACACGAGCGAACGGCATTTGAACGTTTTGTTGTAACCGAAGAGCTATTAGCAGCCGGTGCGCCTGTTGCGGCACATTGGTTTGCAGATCGGCAAACCGGTCCACTTTTATTGAAATATGGCAATGAATACCAGCGGCAAACGTTTTTGCCGAAAATCAGTAGGGGTGAGCTGTTTTTTGCCGTTGGTTTAAGTGAACCAAATTCCGGGTCCGATTTAGCTTCGATTTCCACCCGCGCGAAAAAATTAGGGAATAAATGGGTGATGAATGGTAGTAAAATTTGGTCCAGCGGTGCCCATCATGCGCATTATATCGTTGTGTTGCTCAGAACATCCACACAGGGCGAGAAAAAACATGACGGGATCAGCCAGATGATTGTTGATCTTTCCGCACCCGGGGTCACGGTACGGCCGATTTATTTAATGACGGGTGAGCATCATTTTAATGAAGTGATTTTCGAGGATGTGGAAGTTTCAGAAGATATGATCGTCGGCGAAGTAGGGGGTGGCTGGAAACAGAGCATGGCCGAACTTGCGTATGAGCGAAGTGGACCGGAACGTTTTTTAAGCACTTATCCATTATTAAAAGAACTTATCAATCAACTTTCAGAAACATCAGGAAAACATGCAAACATTAAAGTTGGAAAATTGGCGTCACGATTATGGACGTTGCGATGCATGTCATTAGGTGTCGCGGGGTTACTCGAGAAGGGAGATTCACCTGATATCGCGGCGTCCTTAGTGAAAGATATGGGGACCCAATTCGAAAAGGATGTCATCGACGTGGCAAGAGAATTAATCCCGAGCAGGCCATCGATGAATGCACCAACTAAATTTGAAACATTACTTGCCGAATCGATCCTACATGCACCGGGGTTTACGCTTCGCGGAGGAACGACCGAAATCTTGCGAAGCATTATAGCTAGGGGGATAGGGGTATAA
- a CDS encoding enoyl-CoA hydratase/isomerase family protein has protein sequence MEDLLFDIEDGIATITLNRPDSLNAFSVKMIEDWIKALEEVRDNDDIRVLVLTGTGKAFCAGGDLKTMKNGQGFLNKDGHEEKDFASTGINRKNSLWKHVQRIPLLMEEIDKPTIAAINGDAIGAGLDMTLQCDIRIASEKARFGEGYVKVGLVPGDGGGYYLPRIVGLDRALEMLWTGKIIDSAEAADIGLVTRVVPPENLLDETYDLAGKIARGPQQAIRLMKRTVYQGLKTDLRTSLDQVSSYMGLVTEHPDYQEGLNAIIEKRKPKFK, from the coding sequence ATGGAAGATTTATTATTTGATATAGAAGACGGCATTGCAACAATCACGTTAAATCGACCGGATTCATTGAATGCGTTTAGTGTGAAAATGATTGAAGATTGGATTAAAGCGCTTGAAGAAGTGCGTGACAATGATGACATTCGAGTCTTGGTTTTAACCGGCACTGGGAAAGCATTTTGTGCAGGCGGTGATCTCAAGACGATGAAGAATGGCCAAGGGTTTCTCAATAAAGACGGGCATGAGGAGAAGGATTTCGCTTCGACAGGCATCAATCGAAAAAATAGTTTATGGAAACATGTTCAACGAATTCCGCTATTAATGGAAGAGATCGATAAACCAACGATCGCTGCCATTAATGGGGATGCTATTGGCGCAGGGTTAGATATGACGCTTCAATGTGACATTCGAATTGCCTCAGAGAAGGCTCGTTTTGGAGAAGGATACGTCAAAGTAGGACTCGTTCCGGGAGATGGCGGAGGCTATTATTTGCCAAGAATTGTCGGTTTGGATCGTGCACTGGAAATGTTATGGACCGGAAAAATTATTGATTCAGCGGAAGCGGCAGACATTGGACTTGTGACCAGAGTTGTTCCACCGGAAAATCTATTGGATGAAACTTATGATTTGGCAGGGAAAATAGCTCGAGGCCCTCAACAAGCAATAAGGTTAATGAAAAGAACTGTTTATCAAGGACTTAAAACAGATTTACGGACATCGCTTGATCAAGTTTCTTCTTATATGGGATTGGTCACCGAACACCCCGATTATCAAGAAGGCTTAAACGCGATTATTGAAAAGAGAAAGCCCAAGTTTAAATAA
- a CDS encoding acetyl-CoA hydrolase/transferase family protein, with amino-acid sequence MMDKTVPVSEAVKQVKSNDHLVLAGMCSEPPALIQELIQQRERLENVTIYNMPLGSPCAYANPEWHQHFKVKSFLLSGVLKDSYKCGMTDYLPMNLSDIPSFMEQLAPDVAFIQCTTLDNEGNVNLGLSADYTLSLINHAQLVIAEINDQLPWASGKGTISASDIDLFVEGSLPPTELPSATPGDTENRIAQYVAELIPDRSTIQIGIGSLANSIISALKNKSALGVHTGTFPEALIDLYESGVVTNEYKEINQGKIVATCLAGTQNLYNYAHRHSNIELYPSDYTHSTATISQLSNFHAINSAVQVDFTGQINAEKIKDFYIAGVGGQMDFMRGAMASKGGKSIIALPSTAAKGTKSRIVPEFSSVTSTKSDVHYVVTEYGIASLHGKTIAERKEELISITHPDFREEL; translated from the coding sequence ATGATGGATAAAACGGTACCGGTATCAGAAGCTGTTAAACAGGTGAAATCAAATGATCATCTCGTGCTCGCCGGGATGTGCAGTGAACCTCCGGCGTTAATCCAAGAATTGATTCAGCAAAGAGAGCGGCTTGAAAATGTGACAATCTATAACATGCCGCTCGGAAGTCCATGTGCATACGCAAATCCTGAATGGCATCAACATTTTAAAGTGAAAAGCTTTCTTTTATCCGGGGTATTAAAAGATTCATATAAATGTGGGATGACCGATTACCTTCCTATGAATCTTTCCGATATTCCAAGTTTTATGGAACAATTAGCACCGGATGTTGCTTTTATCCAATGTACGACGCTCGATAACGAAGGGAACGTGAATTTAGGGTTGTCCGCAGATTACACACTATCATTAATTAATCATGCACAATTGGTGATCGCGGAAATAAATGATCAGCTTCCTTGGGCGTCCGGAAAAGGAACGATTTCAGCAAGCGACATTGACCTATTTGTGGAAGGGTCACTCCCCCCAACTGAACTTCCCAGTGCAACTCCGGGTGATACAGAGAACAGGATTGCTCAGTATGTGGCTGAATTAATTCCTGACCGTTCGACGATCCAGATCGGGATAGGATCATTGGCGAACAGCATTATAAGTGCTTTAAAAAATAAATCCGCTCTCGGCGTTCACACAGGTACATTTCCGGAGGCATTGATCGATTTATATGAGAGCGGTGTCGTGACGAACGAATATAAAGAAATTAATCAAGGTAAAATCGTCGCCACGTGTTTAGCAGGAACGCAAAACTTGTATAACTATGCCCATCGCCATTCAAACATAGAATTATATCCATCCGATTACACGCATAGCACAGCAACCATTTCGCAGCTATCAAACTTTCACGCGATCAATTCAGCAGTACAAGTAGATTTCACTGGACAGATTAACGCTGAAAAAATAAAAGATTTTTACATTGCAGGTGTAGGCGGGCAAATGGACTTTATGCGCGGAGCGATGGCATCCAAAGGCGGGAAGTCAATTATCGCCCTCCCGTCGACAGCAGCAAAAGGAACGAAATCAAGAATTGTTCCTGAGTTTTCAAGCGTTACTTCTACAAAATCCGATGTCCATTATGTCGTTACGGAATATGGGATCGCCTCGCTGCATGGGAAAACAATTGCAGAAAGAAAAGAAGAGTTAATTAGTATTACTCATCCCGATTTTAGAGAAGAGTTATGA
- a CDS encoding CaiB/BaiF CoA transferase family protein — MHLPLEGVKVLELARTLAGPVSGQMLGDLGAEVIKVEQPGRGDEARHFSPPDWEGESCYYLSSNRNKRSITVNLKTKQGKQIIHELAKDSDVLIENFRTGATEKLGIDYETLKEINPQIIYLSVSGFGRTGPEKDRAGYDILMQGYAGLMSTTGEPGVPYKAGPSVADLTTGILGALGVLAALLARGKTGEGQFVDSSLLDGQIMTLNHLATGFFATGQSAKPMGQGHNSIVPYQVFKASDKNIILAAANDNLWEKACKAMGWEDLLQVEEYKTNQLRVANRDQLIPILAERFAQFTSDEIVTRMDEAGVPCGPVNAVGEAVTSPQSVARETMVNVDHPKIKDLKTPAFPVKLSDTPASVRHHPPLLGEHTEEVLFSLGFTGEKISRMREDGVL; from the coding sequence ATGCATTTACCTTTGGAAGGAGTAAAAGTTTTAGAACTTGCGAGAACGCTTGCAGGACCGGTATCCGGCCAAATGCTCGGGGATCTCGGTGCGGAAGTGATTAAAGTGGAACAGCCCGGAAGGGGGGATGAAGCCAGACATTTCTCGCCTCCGGATTGGGAAGGGGAAAGCTGTTATTATTTAAGTTCAAATCGAAACAAGCGAAGCATCACTGTAAATTTAAAGACGAAACAAGGAAAACAAATCATTCATGAATTAGCCAAAGACAGTGATGTTTTAATTGAGAACTTCAGAACCGGGGCTACCGAGAAGTTAGGGATTGACTATGAAACACTGAAAGAGATCAACCCTCAAATCATCTACTTATCCGTTTCAGGCTTCGGCAGAACGGGTCCCGAAAAAGACCGTGCAGGCTATGATATCTTAATGCAAGGGTACGCGGGCCTGATGAGCACAACCGGGGAGCCGGGTGTCCCATATAAGGCGGGACCATCAGTGGCAGATTTAACGACAGGTATTCTAGGTGCTTTGGGGGTCTTGGCTGCTTTATTGGCGAGAGGGAAGACAGGTGAAGGACAGTTTGTAGATTCCAGTTTATTGGATGGTCAAATCATGACCTTAAACCACTTGGCCACAGGCTTCTTTGCAACCGGCCAGTCTGCAAAGCCGATGGGGCAAGGGCATAACTCGATTGTGCCTTATCAAGTGTTTAAAGCGAGCGACAAAAATATCATCCTGGCTGCCGCCAATGATAATCTCTGGGAGAAAGCGTGCAAAGCAATGGGCTGGGAAGACTTATTGCAAGTGGAAGAATATAAAACCAATCAATTGCGTGTGGCCAACCGTGACCAACTCATTCCTATTTTGGCTGAACGGTTCGCTCAGTTTACAAGCGATGAAATTGTCACAAGAATGGACGAAGCCGGAGTGCCTTGTGGCCCCGTGAACGCTGTCGGTGAAGCAGTCACGTCGCCACAATCTGTTGCCAGAGAGACGATGGTAAACGTTGATCATCCCAAAATTAAAGACTTAAAAACACCTGCATTTCCGGTTAAATTATCAGACACCCCGGCATCGGTGCGCCACCATCCGCCTTTATTGGGTGAACATACAGAAGAAGTGCTGTTTTCATTAGGTTTTACCGGTGAAAAAATTTCCCGTATGCGCGAAGACGGGGTGTTGTAA
- a CDS encoding thiolase family protein, translating to MKDVVIINGVRTAIGRMGGTLKDVEPDYLASHVMKELLSRTQLDSSEVEEVILGHVKQSADQPNIARKAALRAEMPIEIPGYTVHRQCGSGLQSINNAAQQIASNLDDTIIAGGTESMSTAPYYIRGARFGLTAGNGVLVDPNTESQPKAQPEELYGNDLTMGLTAENLADMHNISRSEQDEFALRSQALAKDAIEKGKFKDEITPYEVKSRKETIKFDTDEHPRETNMEKLSKLPAVFKKDGTVTPGNSSGRNDGAAATLVMSGEKAKEMNLTPKMKVVAQASAGVGPDIMGIGPVPSTRKALKQAGLKLEDIDLIELNEAFAAQSLAVVKELGIDQDRLNVNGGAIALGHPLGATCNILTIKLMNEMERRGSKYGAVTACIGGGLGITTIFENLQV from the coding sequence ATGAAAGATGTTGTCATCATCAATGGGGTCAGAACAGCAATTGGGAGAATGGGTGGAACGCTAAAAGATGTGGAACCGGATTATTTGGCGTCGCACGTAATGAAAGAGCTTCTTTCCCGTACCCAGTTGGATAGCTCAGAAGTTGAAGAAGTGATCCTTGGTCATGTGAAGCAAAGCGCAGACCAACCGAATATTGCGAGAAAGGCTGCGCTTCGTGCAGAGATGCCGATCGAAATTCCCGGGTATACCGTCCATCGGCAATGCGGTTCCGGCCTGCAATCGATCAATAATGCTGCACAACAAATTGCGAGTAATCTGGACGATACGATTATTGCCGGAGGAACAGAGAGTATGAGTACAGCTCCTTATTATATACGGGGTGCTCGCTTTGGGTTGACGGCCGGCAATGGTGTACTCGTAGATCCGAATACGGAAAGTCAACCGAAAGCACAGCCGGAGGAATTATATGGAAATGATTTAACGATGGGACTGACGGCGGAAAATTTGGCGGACATGCACAATATCAGCCGATCCGAACAAGATGAATTTGCATTGCGCAGTCAGGCATTGGCTAAAGATGCCATTGAAAAAGGAAAATTCAAGGATGAGATTACCCCTTATGAAGTGAAATCGAGAAAAGAAACCATTAAGTTCGACACCGATGAGCATCCAAGGGAAACGAATATGGAAAAATTATCGAAATTACCGGCCGTTTTTAAAAAAGACGGCACCGTCACACCGGGCAATTCAAGCGGCAGGAACGATGGAGCAGCGGCAACGCTTGTTATGTCCGGGGAAAAAGCTAAAGAAATGAACTTGACACCAAAAATGAAAGTTGTCGCACAGGCTTCAGCAGGCGTAGGCCCTGATATTATGGGAATAGGACCTGTTCCATCCACGAGGAAAGCTTTAAAACAGGCCGGTCTTAAACTGGAAGATATCGATCTTATCGAATTGAACGAGGCGTTTGCAGCCCAGTCACTCGCGGTCGTTAAGGAGTTGGGCATCGACCAAGACCGTTTGAATGTCAATGGTGGGGCAATTGCTTTAGGCCATCCATTAGGTGCAACATGCAATATTTTAACGATTAAGTTGATGAATGAAATGGAGCGCCGCGGCAGTAAGTATGGAGCGGTAACCGCCTGTATTGGCGGCGGATTAGGGATTACGACCATCTTCGAAAATTTACAAGTTTGA
- a CDS encoding acyl-CoA dehydrogenase family protein, with protein sequence MNYDFPEDIKMLKATVKDFVYETVDPVAHQIEETDEIPKDVMDKSKEIGLFGLSIPAEYDGLGIDMVGKCAVYEELGKTINGFTTVIGAHTGIGSVGIVEMGTEEQKKKYLPPMARGEWIGGYALTEPAAGSNAANVKTTAVRKGDKYILNGSKHFITNGTIGNVFTVMASTDPEKGAKGITSFIVESDFPGFKVGKIEEKMGLHGSQSVELFFEDCEVPVENVLGEEGKGYVNALKILASGRAGLAARNLGSCVKLHEMSLDYAMQREQFGKPIFEQQIIQHYLADMTLDIETLRALTYKVAWMSDQGQNLIKEAATVKLHGAEVYNRVADLAVQIHGGMGYMKEYPIERYYRDARITKIYEGTSEIQKNIIAGRLKKEYQ encoded by the coding sequence ATGAATTACGATTTTCCGGAAGACATTAAAATGTTAAAAGCGACGGTCAAGGATTTTGTATATGAAACAGTGGATCCTGTCGCCCATCAAATTGAAGAGACAGATGAAATCCCCAAAGATGTTATGGACAAGAGCAAGGAAATCGGTTTGTTCGGTTTAAGCATTCCCGCCGAATATGACGGCTTAGGCATTGACATGGTTGGGAAGTGCGCCGTATATGAAGAGTTGGGAAAGACCATTAATGGGTTTACGACCGTTATCGGTGCCCATACAGGCATCGGAAGTGTCGGCATTGTAGAAATGGGAACAGAAGAACAAAAGAAAAAATATTTGCCTCCAATGGCGAGAGGGGAATGGATCGGCGGTTATGCCTTAACCGAACCCGCGGCAGGCTCGAACGCTGCAAATGTCAAAACAACAGCTGTTCGCAAAGGTGATAAATATATTTTAAATGGTTCAAAACATTTTATCACCAACGGGACAATTGGAAATGTTTTCACGGTAATGGCATCTACCGATCCGGAAAAAGGCGCAAAAGGCATTACATCTTTTATTGTAGAAAGCGATTTTCCCGGATTTAAAGTAGGAAAAATCGAGGAAAAAATGGGATTGCACGGCTCTCAGTCTGTGGAATTGTTTTTCGAAGACTGTGAGGTGCCGGTTGAAAATGTTCTGGGCGAAGAAGGCAAGGGATACGTCAATGCATTAAAAATTCTTGCCAGTGGCCGCGCCGGCTTAGCGGCACGGAATCTAGGGTCTTGCGTGAAGTTACATGAAATGTCCTTGGACTACGCGATGCAAAGAGAACAATTTGGGAAACCGATTTTTGAACAACAAATCATTCAACATTATCTCGCCGATATGACGCTCGATATTGAGACATTGCGAGCGCTGACTTATAAAGTGGCATGGATGAGTGATCAAGGCCAGAACCTTATCAAGGAAGCAGCGACGGTGAAATTGCACGGAGCCGAAGTCTATAACCGGGTGGCCGACCTTGCCGTTCAAATCCATGGGGGGATGGGTTATATGAAAGAGTATCCGATTGAGCGCTACTACCGCGATGCCCGCATAACCAAGATTTATGAAGGAACATCGGAAATTCAAAAGAACATTATCGCGGGAAGGCTGAAAAAAGAATATCAATAA
- a CDS encoding CaiB/BaiF CoA transferase family protein, with the protein MEQPVIGDYGRNTDPFIEGYSSRHLVLNRNKKSITLDLKSEKGKEIFKNLAKDADVIIEGFRPGVMDKLGLSYEQMSALNPGIVYCSITGYGQDGPYSQLAGHDINYIGYSGVLGLIGEKNGQPIIPGVQIADIGGGSLMSLSGVLMALLHKERTGQGQYVDISMMDGVLSWLSGVAGGYLATNEKPKRGETRLSGQKACYGVYETKDGKYLSVGALEEKFWARLCQLLGKEGFIDRLSAPDDEQQEMKQELQRIFLQNNQQEWLNLLKEEETCVGPVYDIDEVFADPQVIAREMLVENEHPALGMLKQIGFPIKFSTEKGDVRRSAPDLGEHNQELLDELGYSSTDIEQLKQSKIV; encoded by the coding sequence GTGGAGCAACCGGTCATAGGGGATTATGGCAGAAACACCGATCCTTTTATCGAAGGCTACAGTTCAAGGCACTTAGTGCTTAACCGAAATAAAAAGAGCATTACCCTTGATTTAAAAAGCGAAAAGGGAAAAGAAATTTTTAAAAATCTTGCCAAGGATGCAGATGTCATCATAGAGGGTTTTAGGCCTGGGGTGATGGATAAGTTGGGGTTATCTTATGAGCAAATGTCTGCCCTAAACCCGGGAATCGTTTATTGCTCGATTACTGGGTATGGACAAGATGGCCCTTACAGTCAGTTGGCCGGCCACGATATTAACTATATCGGATATAGCGGCGTATTGGGGTTGATCGGTGAAAAAAATGGCCAACCGATTATCCCAGGTGTTCAAATTGCCGATATTGGCGGGGGATCGTTAATGTCCTTGTCTGGAGTGTTAATGGCCCTTCTCCATAAAGAAAGAACGGGTCAAGGGCAATATGTAGATATTTCCATGATGGACGGGGTGCTTTCCTGGTTATCAGGTGTAGCCGGAGGCTATCTGGCAACGAATGAAAAACCGAAGCGAGGAGAGACAAGACTTTCCGGGCAAAAAGCATGTTACGGGGTCTATGAAACGAAAGATGGAAAGTATCTTTCCGTGGGTGCTTTGGAAGAAAAGTTTTGGGCAAGGCTTTGTCAACTTCTTGGAAAAGAGGGTTTTATTGACCGTTTGTCAGCCCCCGATGACGAGCAACAAGAGATGAAACAAGAATTACAACGTATTTTTTTACAAAACAATCAACAAGAGTGGCTGAATTTATTAAAAGAAGAAGAAACATGTGTGGGACCGGTTTACGATATTGACGAAGTGTTTGCAGATCCGCAGGTAATCGCCAGAGAGATGCTCGTTGAAAATGAACATCCGGCTCTAGGAATGCTAAAACAGATTGGATTCCCGATTAAATTTTCTACGGAAAAAGGCGATGTTAGACGAAGCGCACCGGACTTGGGTGAACATAATCAAGAATTATTGGATGAATTGGGATATTCTTCAACCGATATAGAGCAATTAAAACAGAGCAAAATCGTTTAA
- a CDS encoding PaaI family thioesterase — protein MDSEYLTWLKNDFEESPFWKHMGISMDYLSAGEARIKMPVSENQMNCNQYLHGGSITSLLDSIIGVTIRSSQDVRVATIYLNTHFVAPVKDGTLYATANIVHPGKRILPVESKVVDDQDRLIAIATAAFTILQK, from the coding sequence TTGGATAGCGAATACTTAACTTGGCTAAAGAATGATTTTGAAGAGTCCCCTTTTTGGAAGCATATGGGGATATCCATGGATTATTTATCAGCGGGGGAAGCGAGAATAAAAATGCCGGTATCCGAAAACCAAATGAATTGCAATCAATACTTACACGGCGGGTCCATTACATCCCTGTTGGATTCAATTATTGGCGTAACCATTCGTTCATCCCAGGACGTTAGAGTAGCGACGATTTATTTAAATACACACTTTGTAGCTCCGGTGAAGGACGGAACATTGTATGCCACTGCAAACATCGTCCATCCGGGCAAAAGAATATTACCGGTGGAATCAAAAGTGGTTGATGATCAAGATCGACTGATCGCGATTGCAACTGCAGCTTTTACCATTTTACAAAAATAA
- a CDS encoding NAD(P)H-dependent flavin oxidoreductase → MSNRVSETFGIKYPIIQGGLAYLAFAELAAAVSNAGGLGQITATFFNDAKDLRDEIRKVKQLTNRPFGVNFALGRRPVDQFVDVAIEEEVPAISLTAGNPENVIQQLEGTNIKKLVLVASVRQAQKAEELGADAVIVVGTEGGGHLGRDDVGTIVLVPKVVDAVSIPVLASGGIVDGRGYAASLALGAEGIEMGTRFIATKECIAHPRYKEAIVNAQENETIIIKKSIGIPARGLRSEATEKIAQMEEKGASFEELWPYINGEANQKFIQDGDLKEGFGWAGQGVGLIDDIPSVDQLFYQILKEANLATKRLDGNL, encoded by the coding sequence GTGTCAAATAGGGTGAGTGAAACGTTTGGAATTAAATATCCGATCATTCAAGGCGGGCTGGCCTATCTGGCATTTGCCGAGCTAGCCGCTGCTGTTTCAAACGCGGGAGGACTTGGTCAGATCACGGCTACGTTTTTTAATGATGCAAAGGATTTACGTGATGAAATCCGAAAAGTAAAACAGCTAACGAACCGTCCCTTCGGTGTTAATTTTGCTTTAGGAAGACGCCCGGTAGACCAATTTGTGGACGTGGCCATTGAGGAGGAAGTTCCTGCAATTTCCCTAACAGCGGGCAATCCAGAAAACGTTATTCAACAATTGGAAGGAACGAATATTAAAAAGCTCGTGCTCGTAGCCTCGGTACGGCAAGCGCAAAAGGCTGAAGAATTGGGAGCGGACGCGGTTATTGTCGTCGGAACCGAAGGTGGCGGCCATCTCGGCAGGGATGATGTAGGCACGATTGTTTTAGTCCCGAAAGTCGTTGATGCTGTATCAATTCCAGTGCTGGCAAGCGGGGGGATTGTAGATGGGAGAGGCTATGCTGCTTCCTTGGCCTTAGGGGCCGAAGGCATAGAAATGGGAACGCGGTTTATCGCGACAAAGGAGTGTATCGCTCATCCCCGCTATAAAGAAGCTATCGTAAATGCACAGGAAAATGAAACCATCATTATCAAAAAATCAATCGGCATCCCTGCGCGTGGCTTACGTTCGGAAGCGACGGAAAAAATTGCTCAAATGGAAGAAAAAGGGGCTTCATTTGAGGAATTATGGCCATACATCAACGGCGAAGCCAACCAAAAGTTCATTCAAGACGGTGATTTGAAGGAAGGATTCGGTTGGGCAGGCCAAGGGGTCGGACTGATTGACGATATCCCGAGCGTTGACCAGTTATTTTATCAAATTTTAAAGGAAGCAAACCTAGCAACCAAAAGGTTGGACGGCAACTTATAA
- a CDS encoding enoyl-CoA hydratase/isomerase family protein, producing the protein MTEHLLYERKENTERITLNNPQKLNSLHRSTVRELGSHMREISKDDQITSVIITGMGEKSFCAGMNVDEFNGLTPQSARGLMEELKEVFQIVRTMPQVVIVAINGYCIGAAMELAMAADLRVASENAMFAMPEINLGIPSVLDSVLLQQHVGLSLAKEMLLIGESVSVDRINDRGFINKVVKLEDLIGEAEVLARKIGKNDRQTIATQKQLFETWQNCSLDIAIKDSIDQFALSFTTDVPQNRLDEFLASKKK; encoded by the coding sequence ATGACAGAGCATTTATTATATGAACGTAAAGAAAATACCGAGAGGATCACACTGAACAATCCTCAAAAATTAAACAGCTTACATCGCAGTACAGTCCGTGAGTTAGGTTCACATATGCGTGAAATCAGTAAGGATGATCAAATAACATCCGTTATCATTACCGGGATGGGTGAAAAATCCTTTTGTGCAGGTATGAATGTGGATGAATTTAATGGACTGACTCCACAAAGTGCACGCGGACTTATGGAAGAGTTGAAAGAAGTTTTTCAAATCGTTAGGACGATGCCGCAAGTTGTTATTGTGGCGATTAATGGATATTGCATTGGCGCCGCTATGGAGCTTGCAATGGCTGCGGATCTGCGAGTTGCATCCGAAAATGCAATGTTTGCTATGCCGGAAATTAATCTTGGTATTCCATCTGTCCTTGACTCTGTACTGCTCCAGCAACATGTTGGCTTAAGTTTGGCTAAAGAAATGCTATTAATCGGTGAAAGTGTATCAGTTGATCGAATCAATGACCGTGGCTTTATAAACAAAGTCGTCAAATTAGAAGATTTGATAGGTGAGGCAGAGGTTTTGGCCAGAAAAATTGGAAAAAACGATCGACAGACAATTGCCACTCAAAAACAGCTGTTTGAAACGTGGCAGAACTGTTCATTGGACATTGCCATTAAAGATAGTATTGATCAGTTTGCTCTCTCATTTACGACAGATGTTCCCCAAAATCGTTTGGATGAATTTCTTGCTTCAAAAAAGAAATAA